Proteins co-encoded in one Pseudomonas fluorescens genomic window:
- a CDS encoding SDR family oxidoreductase: MDKVIVITGGGRGIGAATALLAAEQGYRICINYQSDEQAAHHVLDQVRARGATAIAVRADVSIEDEVIGLFHRVDTELGRVTALVNNAGTVGHKSRVEEMSEFRILKIMKTNVLAPILCAKHAILRMSPRHGGQGGSIVNVSSVAARLGSPNEYVDYAASKGALDTFTIGLSKEVAGEGIRVNAVRPGYIYTDFHALSGDPDRVSKLESAIPMARGGRPDEVAEAIVWLLSDKASYATGTFVDLGGGR, translated from the coding sequence ATGGATAAAGTCATAGTGATCACCGGTGGCGGGCGCGGAATCGGAGCCGCCACCGCGCTGTTGGCTGCCGAGCAAGGCTATCGGATCTGCATCAATTATCAGTCTGACGAGCAGGCGGCTCACCACGTACTCGATCAGGTACGCGCGCGTGGCGCCACGGCCATCGCGGTACGCGCCGACGTCAGCATTGAAGACGAAGTGATCGGCCTGTTTCACCGGGTCGACACCGAGCTGGGCCGGGTCACTGCACTGGTGAATAACGCCGGCACAGTCGGGCATAAATCCCGGGTCGAGGAAATGTCGGAATTCCGCATCCTCAAAATCATGAAAACCAACGTCCTGGCGCCGATCCTCTGCGCCAAGCACGCGATCCTGCGCATGTCGCCCAGACACGGCGGGCAGGGTGGCAGCATCGTCAACGTCTCTTCGGTCGCCGCACGCCTGGGCTCGCCGAACGAGTACGTCGACTATGCCGCGTCCAAGGGGGCCCTCGACACGTTCACCATCGGCCTGTCCAAGGAAGTGGCGGGAGAGGGGATTCGGGTCAACGCGGTGCGTCCGGGGTACATCTACACCGATTTCCACGCGTTGAGCGGCGATCCGGATCGGGTCAGCAAACTGGAATCGGCCATTCCGATGGCCCGTGGCGGGCGGCCGGATGAGGTGGCGGAGGCGATTGTCTGGTTGCTGTCGGACAAGGCTTCATATGCCACCGGAACTTTCGTCGATCTTGGCGGCGGCCGTTAA
- the mapR gene encoding GntR family transcriptional regulator MpaR (MapR regulates genes involved in Pseudomonas quinolone signal (PQS) production and anthranilate metabolism) yields the protein MKRYEKFADDIAELIRSGVLGPGQRVPSVRYASQTYGVSPSTVFQAYYLLERRGLIRARPRSGYFVNTHAPSPFSEPVISSQVNESTEVDVSELVFSVLESIKDPSTVPFGSAFPSPELFPLQRLSRSLASAAREMDPRMVVTDMSPGNPQLRRQIALRYMVGGLMLPMEELLITNGALEALNLCLQAVTEPGDLVAIEAPAFYASLQVLERLKLKAVEIPVHPRDGIDLGVLAQTLERHPIKACWCMTSFQNPMGATMPETKKQELVELLKQHQVPLIEDDVYAELYYGQQAPKPAKAFDTEGLVMHCGSFAKSLAPGYRIGWVAAGRYAQKIERLKLMTSLCASMPAQAAIADYLQHGGYDRHLRKLRYALEEQQSAMLAAIARYFPAQTRVSQPAGGYFLWLELPPQMDSLKLFQMALAQGISIAPGPIFSPTQRFRNCIRLNYGSPWTESSEKAMETLGRIVRSF from the coding sequence ATGAAACGCTACGAAAAATTCGCCGATGACATCGCTGAACTGATCCGCTCCGGCGTCCTCGGCCCCGGCCAGCGGGTGCCGTCGGTGCGCTACGCGAGCCAGACCTACGGCGTCAGCCCGTCCACGGTGTTCCAGGCCTACTACCTGCTGGAGCGTCGCGGCCTGATCCGCGCCCGGCCGCGCTCGGGTTACTTCGTCAATACCCATGCCCCGAGCCCGTTCTCGGAGCCGGTGATCAGCAGCCAGGTCAACGAGTCCACCGAGGTCGACGTCAGCGAACTGGTGTTCTCGGTGCTGGAATCGATCAAGGACCCGAGCACCGTGCCGTTCGGCTCGGCCTTTCCCAGCCCCGAACTGTTCCCGCTGCAACGTCTGTCACGCTCGCTGGCCAGCGCCGCACGGGAGATGGACCCGCGGATGGTGGTCACCGACATGTCGCCGGGTAACCCGCAACTGCGCCGGCAGATCGCCCTGCGCTACATGGTCGGCGGCCTGATGCTGCCGATGGAAGAATTGCTGATCACCAACGGCGCCCTCGAAGCGCTGAACCTGTGCCTGCAGGCGGTGACAGAACCCGGCGATCTGGTGGCCATCGAAGCCCCGGCGTTCTATGCCAGCCTGCAAGTGCTGGAGCGGCTGAAACTCAAGGCTGTGGAAATCCCCGTACACCCGCGCGACGGTATCGACCTCGGCGTGCTGGCCCAGACCCTGGAACGACACCCGATCAAGGCCTGCTGGTGCATGACCAGTTTCCAGAACCCGATGGGCGCGACCATGCCCGAGACCAAGAAACAGGAACTGGTGGAACTGCTGAAACAGCATCAAGTGCCGCTGATCGAAGACGACGTCTACGCCGAACTCTATTACGGCCAGCAGGCACCCAAACCGGCCAAGGCCTTCGACACCGAGGGTCTGGTGATGCATTGCGGTTCATTTGCCAAGAGCCTGGCCCCCGGCTACCGCATCGGCTGGGTCGCCGCCGGACGCTACGCACAGAAAATCGAACGCCTGAAACTGATGACTTCGTTGTGCGCCTCGATGCCGGCGCAAGCAGCCATCGCGGACTACCTGCAACATGGTGGCTATGACCGCCACCTGCGCAAACTGCGCTACGCCCTGGAAGAACAGCAAAGCGCCATGCTCGCGGCCATCGCCCGCTACTTCCCGGCGCAGACCCGCGTGAGCCAACCCGCCGGCGGGTATTTCCTGTGGCTGGAACTGCCGCCGCAAATGGACTCGTTGAAGTTGTTTCAGATGGCGTTGGCGCAGGGGATCAGCATTGCGCCGGGGCCGATTTTCTCGCCGACTCAACGATTCAGGAATTGCATCCGGTTGAATTACGGCAGCCCGTGGACCGAGAGTTCAGAGAAGGCGATGGAGACGCTGGGGCGGATTGTACGGTCGTTCTGA
- the ccoG gene encoding cytochrome c oxidase accessory protein CcoG — protein MSERIPVRTVEASPQIKKVPARPMKAKHATSDNQIFTRSFTGLFRTLRMSGAGFLFLLFFGTVWLNWGGRQAVLWDLSESKFHIFGATFWPQDFILLSALLIIAAFGLFAITVFAGRVWCGYTCPQSSWTWIFMWCEKITEGERNQRIKLQAAPWSLNKLARRAAKHTLWLAISVLTGLTFVGYFTPIRPLAEELLTLQIGGVSLFWVLFFTAATYINAGWLREAVCMHMCPYARFQSVMFDKDTLTISYDAARGENRGPRKREVKPAEAGLGDCIDCQLCVQVCPTGIDIRDGLQMECIGCAACIDACDSIMDKMNYARGLIRYTSERELQGGKTHLLRPRLIGYVAVLVVMIGALALALVERPMVSLDVTKDRGLFRENGQGQIENIYTLKVINKTQQRQDYKLTLLDGDGFQLQGKTELSLAPGEIVDVPVSVAMTTERAASSSQTLSFKIADSDEPAIYSVAKSRFVAPMNR, from the coding sequence ATGAGCGAACGAATCCCCGTCCGAACCGTAGAAGCATCTCCCCAGATAAAAAAAGTACCGGCGCGCCCAATGAAGGCGAAACACGCCACCAGCGACAACCAGATTTTCACCCGCAGCTTCACCGGCCTGTTCCGCACCTTGCGCATGAGCGGCGCGGGGTTTCTGTTTCTGCTGTTCTTCGGCACCGTGTGGCTGAACTGGGGTGGGCGTCAGGCGGTGCTCTGGGACCTTTCCGAAAGCAAATTCCACATCTTTGGCGCGACCTTCTGGCCACAGGATTTCATTCTGCTGTCGGCGCTGCTGATCATTGCCGCGTTCGGCCTGTTCGCCATTACCGTGTTCGCCGGCCGGGTCTGGTGCGGTTACACCTGCCCGCAGAGTTCGTGGACGTGGATTTTCATGTGGTGCGAGAAGATCACCGAGGGTGAGCGCAACCAGCGGATCAAACTGCAAGCTGCGCCCTGGAGCCTCAACAAACTGGCGCGGCGTGCGGCCAAGCACACGTTGTGGCTGGCGATCAGCGTGCTCACCGGCCTGACCTTCGTCGGCTACTTCACCCCGATCCGCCCGTTGGCCGAAGAACTGCTGACCCTGCAGATTGGCGGGGTCAGCCTGTTCTGGGTGCTGTTCTTCACCGCCGCCACCTACATCAACGCCGGCTGGCTGCGCGAAGCCGTGTGCATGCACATGTGCCCGTATGCGCGGTTCCAGAGCGTGATGTTCGACAAGGACACACTGACGATTTCCTACGACGCAGCTCGCGGCGAAAACCGCGGCCCGCGCAAACGCGAGGTGAAACCGGCCGAAGCCGGCCTCGGCGATTGCATCGACTGCCAGTTGTGCGTGCAGGTCTGCCCGACCGGCATCGACATCCGTGACGGCCTGCAAATGGAATGCATCGGTTGCGCAGCGTGCATCGACGCCTGCGACTCGATCATGGACAAGATGAATTACGCCCGTGGCCTGATTCGCTACACCTCCGAGCGCGAGTTGCAGGGCGGCAAGACGCACTTGCTGCGCCCGAGATTGATTGGCTACGTCGCGGTGCTGGTGGTGATGATCGGCGCCCTCGCCCTGGCACTGGTCGAACGGCCGATGGTGTCGCTGGACGTGACCAAGGACCGGGGCCTGTTCCGTGAAAACGGTCAGGGCCAGATCGAAAACATCTACACCCTCAAGGTCATCAACAAGACCCAGCAACGCCAGGATTACAAGCTGACGCTGTTGGACGGCGACGGCTTCCAGCTGCAAGGCAAGACCGAGCTGAGCCTGGCGCCGGGCGAGATCGTCGATGTACCGGTGTCGGTGGCGATGACCACGGAACGTGCGGCCAGCAGCTCGCAGACCTTGAGCTTCAAGATTGCCGACAGCGATGAGCCCGCGATTTATAGCGTGGCGAAGAGCCGGTTTGTTGCGCCGATGAATCGGTGA
- a CDS encoding DUF3203 family protein translates to MPLRIDESNPESKVCFFTVENGEEIRICDTLEVRTDSEKAMSFVEVEGRRIYVTEAEADALTVAGARDGRKHLKADDSDSVI, encoded by the coding sequence ATGCCCCTTCGTATCGATGAAAGCAATCCGGAATCGAAAGTCTGTTTTTTCACCGTTGAAAATGGTGAGGAAATCCGGATCTGCGACACGCTGGAAGTCAGGACAGATAGCGAAAAAGCCATGTCGTTCGTCGAAGTGGAAGGACGGCGCATCTACGTCACCGAAGCCGAAGCTGACGCCTTGACCGTCGCAGGCGCCAGGGACGGACGCAAACACCTGAAGGCTGACGACAGTGATTCGGTGATTTGA
- a CDS encoding MgtC/SapB family protein, producing the protein MNAWWHEVWETLQAEFADIGDASQLTRITVRLLMAAILGGILGFEREHKGKAAGVRTHMLVALGAALFVLVPQLSGSQADAMSRVVQGVIAGIGFLGAGTILKNHEGDEGHVKGLTTAAGLWMTAAIGVAAGLGREATALLSTLLAWGIFSVMPRIVRVFENDHVEKDRIEKDHNDPR; encoded by the coding sequence ATGAACGCCTGGTGGCATGAAGTGTGGGAAACCCTGCAAGCGGAATTCGCCGATATCGGCGATGCGTCGCAACTGACCCGGATCACCGTGCGTCTGCTGATGGCGGCAATATTGGGCGGGATTCTCGGGTTCGAGCGCGAGCACAAGGGCAAGGCCGCCGGGGTGCGAACGCACATGCTGGTGGCCCTCGGCGCGGCGCTGTTTGTACTGGTGCCGCAATTGTCCGGATCGCAGGCCGACGCGATGAGCCGGGTGGTACAAGGCGTGATTGCCGGTATCGGCTTTCTGGGGGCCGGCACCATTCTGAAAAATCACGAAGGCGATGAAGGGCACGTCAAAGGCCTGACCACCGCTGCGGGCCTGTGGATGACCGCCGCCATCGGCGTCGCGGCCGGTCTGGGCCGCGAGGCGACGGCGCTGCTCAGTACATTGCTCGCTTGGGGGATCTTCAGTGTCATGCCACGGATCGTCAGAGTCTTCGAAAACGATCACGTCGAGAAAGACCGCATCGAGAAAGACCACAACGACCCGCGCTGA